GCCGCCACCTCTCTGTGCGCCCTGGGGAAGACGGCACCCAACCCGGTGCTCACCACTCTGCGTTACTTCCGCGACGAGTACGAGGCCCACATCCGGGAGAAGCGCTGCCCCGCTTTCGCGTGCAAGGCCCTCACCTCGTTCTACATCGACGCGCAGAAGTGCAAGGCCTGCATGATCTGCCTGCGCAACTGCCCGGCCGAGGCCATCAGCGGCGGCAAGGGTCAGGTGCACGTGATCGACCAGTCCCGCTGCACCAGGTGCGGCACCTGCTACGACGTCTGCCCGCCCCACTTCGGAGCGGTCAGGCGGGTCTCCGGCCAGCCCGTGCCCGCCACCCTGGCGCCGGGCAAGGTGGCCGCCGGCACCGACTGACCACCCGCACCCGGCGGGGACGGACGCCAGCAACGGGGCCGGGCGTCCCGCCGAATGTGATGGCCCGCAAGCGGCCCGAGGGTGGCGTTTGTGAAGGGAGGAAGGTCGTTGAGTGCGCTGACGCTCAAGATCGACGGCAGGAAGGTGATCGCCCGCGAAGGCATGACGGTCCTGGAGGCGGCCCGCGGGGCCGGGGTGGAGATCCCCACCCTGTGCCACCACCCTGCCCTGAGTCCTTACGGGGCGTGCCGCCTGTGCACGGTGGAGGTCACCAGCCGGGGCAGGGCTTCCCTGGTGACGGCGTGCACCTACCCCGTGGAGGCGGACCTGGAAGTCGGGACCCGCACCGACCAGGTGGTGGCGGCCCGGCGCATGCTCATCGAACTCCTGCTTGCCCGCACCCCCCATGCCCCCGTGATCCGGGAGCTGGCCCGGGAGTACGGGGTGCCCCGCTCCCGCTTCCGGGGCGGCCGGGCGGAGGAGGCCTGCATCCTGTGCGGGTTGTGCGTGCGCATGTGCGACGAGGTGGTGGGCGCCAGCGCCATCACCTTCACCGGCCGCGGGGTCGACCGCGACGTCACCGTGCTGCCGCGCATATCGGAAGAACTGTGTGTGGGCTGCGGGGCCTGTGCCCGCGTCTGCCCCACCGGGCTCATCACCCTGGAGGACGTTGACGGCCGCCAGTTCGTGTACTCGGAGGCCCTGCTGGGACCAAACGCCGCCATCCGGGTGCCGTACACCTATGCGGTGCCCAACGTCCCCACCATCGACCGCGACGCCTGCATCCACTTCAAGACGGGCCGGTGCCAGGTGTGTGCTCGCTCTTGCGACCGCGAGGCCATCGACCATGCCATGGAGGACGAGTACGAGGAATTCGAGGTAGGCAACATCATCCTGGCCACCGGCTTCCAGCAGTTCGACCCCACCGAACTGGTGCAGTACGGCTACGGCCGCTACCGCGACGTCGTCACCGGGCTGGAGTTCGAGCGGCTGAACCATGCTTCAGGTCCCACCGGAGGCCAGATCCGCCTGGCGGACGGGCGGGTGCCCGAGGCCGTGGCTATCCTGCACTGCGTGGGCAGCCGCGACGAGCACTTCCACCGCTACTGCTCGCGGGTGTGCTGCATGTACTCCCTCAAGTACGCCCACCTGATCCGGGAGAAGGTTCCGGATGCGCGGGTCTACCAGTTCTACATCGACCTGCGGTGCTTCGGCAAGGGTTACGAGGAGTTCTACAACCGCCTGCAGGAGGAGGGGGTCAACTTCGTGCGCGGCCGGGCCGCCGAGGTCACCGACGCGGCGGAGTTGCCCGCCGAGCGGGGCAGGCTCGTGATCGTGTGCGAGGATACCCTGGTAGGTCAGGTGCGGCGCGTCCCGGTGGACCTGGTCGTCCTGAGTTGTGCCGTGAAGCCGCACGCCGATGCGGAGCAGGTGGGGCGCCTCTTTGGGGTGAGCCGCAGCGCCGATGGCTTCTTCCTGGAGCGGCACCCCAAGCTGGACCCGGTGGCCACCATGACCGACGGCGTGTTCATCGCCGGCTGCTGCCAGGGTCCCAAGGATATCCCCGATACCGTGGCCCAGGCTTCCGCCGCCGCTGCCCGCGCCCTGGCCAACGCAGTGCGGGGTACGGTGGAAATCGAGCCCACCACGGCGGTGGTGGACGAGGAGGTGTGCGGCGGTTGCCGGACCTGCAACCCCCTCTGCCCCTTCGGGGCCATCTCCTTCGTGGAAGAGGCGAAGGTGTCGCGGGTGAACGAGGCCCTGTGCAAGGGATGCGGCGTGTGCGCGGCCGCCTGCCCCAGTGGCGCCATCTCCGCACGCCACTTCTCCATGGGGCAGCTTCTGGCCGAGATCGAAGGGGCCCTGGCCTGAATGTGTGCGGTCGTGTGGACCTGCCCGCGGGGCGTGCAGGGGCGCACGGGGGCGCGCAGCCCCGCTGCGAGGTGCGTGTCCGCCCCCGCGGGACGGCGGCGCGGGCCGGTGAAGGAGGGAGTGAGCGGTGGTAGATCTGACCGAGCAACTGTATGCTCTGCCCGGCGGTGACAAGTTCAAGCTGTGCATCCAGTGCGGGACGTGTGCCGCGTCCTGCCCCAGCGTGTTCGTGATGCGGTACAGCCCGCGCCAGGTGATCGCCCTGGTGCGGGCGGGCATGGTGCGGGAGGTCCTGCGTAGCAACGCGGTGTGGGTGTGCGCGTCCTGTTACATGTGCACCGTGCGTTGCCCCTGTGACATCCAGCCCACGGAACTCATGCACGCCCTGCAGATGCTGGGGTCCCAGAACGGGCTCCTGCCCGACGGTGTGGCTGTGGCGGCTTTCTATCGCACCTTTGCTGCTTCGGTGAAGGCGCGCGGTCGGGTGCATGAACTGGGCGTCATGTTCAGGTTCCTGCTCACCCGGCCTCGGAAGGCCCTGCGGATGCTGCCCGTGGGCATCAGCCTGTTCTGGCACGGGCGTCTCAGGGTGCGGCCGCCGCGCGCCGCCGGGGTGAAGGAGCTGACTGCCATGCTGAAGGCGCTCCGCGAGGAGGCTCCGGCCGGGATGCCGGCGCGGGCGGATGTGGTGGGAGGGGGCGTCAGGGTATGAGGGCGTATACCTTCTTCCCGGGATGCTGCTGCGATGAGGGGTCGGGGGTGGCCTCCGGCATCTCCGCCCGCGCCGTCGCCGGCCCCCTGGAGATCGAACTGCGGGAACTGGCCGACTGGAGTTGCTGTGGTTCCGCCCCCATGTGGGCGCTGGACTCGCTGGAAGGCCCGTGCGCCTCCCTGCGCAACCTGGCCCTGGCCGAGCCGTCCGGACTCGACCTGGTGACCCAGTGCAGTTCCTGCTATCTCACGCTGAAGAGAGGTCACGACCTCTTCCTGGTGGACGCCGCCCAGGGGGCGCGACTCGGGCGGGCCCTGCGCGCGGCGGGACTGGAATACCGCGGACGCGTGCGCGTGCGGCATCTGGCCGAGGTCCTCCTGGACGACGTGGGTGGTGAAGCCATCTCCCGCCGCCTGCAGAAGAAGCTCTCCGGGCTGCGCGTCGCCTGCTACTACGGTTGCCAGACCGTGCGTCCCCAGGGCATCGATC
This region of Bacillota bacterium genomic DNA includes:
- a CDS encoding 4Fe-4S binding protein, with amino-acid sequence MSALTLKIDGRKVIAREGMTVLEAARGAGVEIPTLCHHPALSPYGACRLCTVEVTSRGRASLVTACTYPVEADLEVGTRTDQVVAARRMLIELLLARTPHAPVIRELAREYGVPRSRFRGGRAEEACILCGLCVRMCDEVVGASAITFTGRGVDRDVTVLPRISEELCVGCGACARVCPTGLITLEDVDGRQFVYSEALLGPNAAIRVPYTYAVPNVPTIDRDACIHFKTGRCQVCARSCDREAIDHAMEDEYEEFEVGNIILATGFQQFDPTELVQYGYGRYRDVVTGLEFERLNHASGPTGGQIRLADGRVPEAVAILHCVGSRDEHFHRYCSRVCCMYSLKYAHLIREKVPDARVYQFYIDLRCFGKGYEEFYNRLQEEGVNFVRGRAAEVTDAAELPAERGRLVIVCEDTLVGQVRRVPVDLVVLSCAVKPHADAEQVGRLFGVSRSADGFFLERHPKLDPVATMTDGVFIAGCCQGPKDIPDTVAQASAAAARALANAVRGTVEIEPTTAVVDEEVCGGCRTCNPLCPFGAISFVEEAKVSRVNEALCKGCGVCAAACPSGAISARHFSMGQLLAEIEGALA
- a CDS encoding 4Fe-4S dicluster domain-containing protein codes for the protein MVDLTEQLYALPGGDKFKLCIQCGTCAASCPSVFVMRYSPRQVIALVRAGMVREVLRSNAVWVCASCYMCTVRCPCDIQPTELMHALQMLGSQNGLLPDGVAVAAFYRTFAASVKARGRVHELGVMFRFLLTRPRKALRMLPVGISLFWHGRLRVRPPRAAGVKELTAMLKALREEAPAGMPARADVVGGGVRV
- a CDS encoding CoB--CoM heterodisulfide reductase iron-sulfur subunit B family protein — its product is MRAYTFFPGCCCDEGSGVASGISARAVAGPLEIELRELADWSCCGSAPMWALDSLEGPCASLRNLALAEPSGLDLVTQCSSCYLTLKRGHDLFLVDAAQGARLGRALRAAGLEYRGRVRVRHLAEVLLDDVGGEAISRRLQKKLSGLRVACYYGCQTVRPQGIDHPEFPVRLEALVSTLGAEAVDFPYKTRCCGASLMFSEQDLALSLVRKILESATERGAQCLVTVCPFCQINLDAFQRQINSRFGTRFQVPVFFLTQLIGLALGLEPRALALEKNVVSPVPLLSAHVA